In Bombyx mori chromosome 11, ASM3026992v2, one genomic interval encodes:
- the LOC101743059 gene encoding uncharacterized protein LOC101743059, with translation MASQMRSLAEEGKAGDGADEMLLDKSRVLVVPAGKSGDEHALVTVKSSKKVKLPDDDTPAVGAGRFTIGPAPERDWEMVPPDGKWGWFILVGATLVNILIPGTIKSFGVLMVEFNDVFHSSASASSGIVALCYFLYSSLGPLSSILSVRWSYRTVTLIGGSFAAFGMILSSAAFSITYLYFSFGAMVGTGAGLAFPATVYIVTSYFVRFRGLANGICMSGSAFGSIILPPVLRYLLETYGYKGAVLILGGIMLNVWAAALLFQPVEEHMVRKYKENQEEDCPQDALLEEQEEEQEIDVIEMSQTNDKKGISENGRAEESGLVHQDSVPSIAPSQSNNQLKPNMSKRKLSYSKTPKANPSTSSFSRHGSQETFSRRQSNAGPIRNYSTSSLAYISTPFHGSTLSAFETPNEFASQFSLKSVAESVTEAAYCCLCCKKKKKKSEKESSKFFDLSLLTDPAYLVVLLSSGAVAISVTIFIINLPSHAENLGFSKARGAYLLSTVSTLDLVGRIGGSTLCDLNLIPKWCYFVGGLIFAGISLIILPFMVSYTWISVVCAFYGLASGVNNSVTTLVLAEILGVERLMSSFGISLFVNGILQLIGPPLGGLWFERDQNYFHMFIALGFIFLFGASLWLFMPLEPFAEEEAEEVQDERNPKVVFTPEETPSQMNGSPPMFKNKSNSNFEDATSPSKDFARSASAIQVAQNNERFRKVSTPASSRHGLQNISSRSHLPSTPSLLGSVPEGKASRVNSQEAFGKKLAIPKTPKRSPSTSSFQYMSTPFHGSTLSAFEKPSEFASQFSLKSVTDSLAPISYCCGCKKKEDDPKKEPNRYFDVQLLKDPIYLVILISNCTCAISYTNFIILVPAYANECGFDKSLGAYLLSIISALDLVGRIGGSALSDVVSTPKRYFFIFGLLLSGVSLSLIPLVRSYSAISAFCSIFGIASGINVGVTALVMTEMLGTERLMSSYGISLFMNGILQLIGPPICGFWFEYAKSYKSLFLTFGLILIGGAALWGLVPIINRRRRLAEQNKQTVGKA, from the exons ATGGCGTCTCAGATGCGTTCGCTCGCCGAGGAGGGGAAGGCGGGCGACGGTGCGGACGAGATGCTCCTGGATAAGAGCAGGGTGCTGGTCGTGCCGGCGGGGAAGAGTGGGGACGAGCACGCCCTGGTGACGGTTAAATCTTCCAAAAAAG TAAAGCTGCCGGATGACGACACGCCGGCCGTCGGAGCGGGTCGATTCACGATCGGTCCGGCGCCGGAACGCGACTGGGAGATGGTCCCGCCCGATGGAAAGTGGGGCTGGTTCATCCTTGTCG GTGCGACCCTGGTCAATATACTGATACCGGGTACGATAAAGTCCTTCGGTGTGCTGATGGTGGAGTTTAATGATGTCTTCCACTCGAGTGCTTCTGCCTCGTCAGGGATCGTGGCCCTCTGCTATTTCCTGTACAGCAGCTTAG GTCCACTTTCGTCAATTCTATCCGTGAGGTGGTCATACAGGACTGTCACACTGATCGGGGGTAGTTTCGCAGCGTTTGGAATGATACTGAGTAGCGCAGCATTTTCTATAACCTATTTGTATTTTag CTTCGGTGCTATGGTAGGTACGGGCGCTGGCCTCGCCTTCCCAGCCACAGTGTACATAGTCACTTCATACTTCGTGAGGTTCCGTGGTCTGGCGAACGGGATCTGCATGTCGggctccgcgttcggcagcatCATCCTGCCCCCGGTGCTTAGGTACCTGCTCGAGACCTACGGCTACAA AGGCGCCGTCTTGATATTGGGTGGAATAATGCTGAACGTTTGGGCGGCTGCTCTCCTGTTCCAGCCTGTCGAAGAGCACATGGTCAGGAAGTACAAGGAAAACCAGGAGGAGGACTGTCCTCag GACGCCCTGCTAGAGGAACAAGAAGAGGAACAAGAGATTGACGTAATCGAAATGTCGCAGACGAACGATAAAAAGGGCATATCGGAAAACGGCAGGGCAGAGGAGAGTGGACTCGTCCACCAGGACAGCGTGCCCAGCATCGCGCCGTCCCAATCAAATAACCAACTGAAGCCGAATATGTCCAAACGGAAGTTGTCGTACTCGAAAACGCCCAAAGCGAATCCGAGCACGTCCTCGTTCAGCAGACACGGCTCGCAGGAAACCTTCAGCAGGAGGCAGAGCAACGCCGGACCGATCAGGAATTATTCGACGTCCAGCTTAGCTTACATATCCACCCCTTTCCACGGTTCGACTCTGTCAGCCTTTGAGACCCCCAACGAGTTCGCGTCCCAGTTCTCGTTGAAGTCCGTGGCGGAGAGCGTTACCGAGGCCGCCTACTGTTGCCTGTGCtgcaagaagaaaaaaaagaaaagcgaaAAGGAATCGTCGAAGTTCTTCGATCTGAGCCTGCTGACCGATCCCGCGTATCTTGTGGTGCTGCTATCGAGCGGCGCCGTCGCGATATCGGTGACGATCTTCATCATCAACCTGCCGTCGCACGCGGAGAACTTGGGGTTCAGTAAGGCCAGGGGAGCTTACCTGCTCAGTACCGTGTCCACCCTCGACCTGGTCGGTCGCATCGGCGGCTCGACGCTCTGCGACCTGAACCTGATCCCGAAGTGGTGCTACTTCGTTGGCGGTCTGATATTCGCCGGCATATCTCTGATCATACTCCCGTTCATGGTTTCGTATACGTGGATAAGCGTCGTGTGCGCGTTCTACGGACTCGCCTCCGGAGTCAACAACAGCGTGACGACCCTCGTCCTTGCCGAGATATTGGGTGTCGAGCGGCTGATGTCCAGTTTCGGTATAAGCCTGTTCGTCAACGGCATCCTTCAGCTGATAGGGCCACCCCTCGGCGGTCTCTGGTTCGAGAGGGACCAGAACTATTTCCACATGTTCATAGCGCTCGGCTTTATATTCCTATTCGGGGCCTCCCTCTGGCTGTTCATGCC GCTGGAGCCTTTCGCCGAGGAGGAAGCTGAGGAGGTGCAGGACGAACGGAATCCGAAGGTCGTCTTCACGCCCGAGGAGACCCCGTCCCAGATGAACGGCTCCCCGCCGATGTTCAAGAACAAATCGAACTCCAACTTCGAGGACGCGACTTCGCCGAGCAAGGACTTCGCTCGTTCGGCCAGCGCGATCCAGGTCGCCCAGAACAACGAGCGCTTCCGAAAGGTCTCGACGCCAGCCTCCTCAAGGCACGGCCTGCAAAACATCTCCAGCCGGAGCCACTTGCCCTCGACCCCATCCCTGCTTGGATCCGTCCCGGAAGGCAAGGCCAGTCGCGTTAACTCGCAAGAGGCGTTCGGAAAGAAGCTAGCCATCCCCAAGACCCCTAAACGCAGCCCTTCCACGTCCAGTTTCCAGTACATGTCGACCCCCTTCCACGGATCAACGCTGTCCGCCTTCGAGAAGCCCAGCGAATTCGCTTCCCAGTTCAGCCTCAAGTCGGTAACGGACAGTCTCGCCCCGATCTCCTACTGCTGCGGCTGTAAAAAGAAAGAGGACGACCCCAAAAAGGAGCCGAATCGTTATTTCGACGTCCAGCTACTGAAGGACCCCATTTATCTGGTCATACTTATATCTAATTGCACCTGTGCTATATCGTACACGAACTTCATAATATTAGTGCCGGCTTACGCCAATGAGTGCGGCTTCGACAAGTCTCTGGGCGCGTATTTGCTGTCGATCATATCCGCGTTGGATCTGGTCGGTCGGATCGGAGGCTCGGCTCTGTCCGACGTGGTTTCGACGCCGAAGCGTTACTTTTTCATATTCGGTTTGCTGTTGTCCGGCGTCAGCTTGTCTCTGATACCGTTGGTGCGGAGCTATTCGGCTATTTCCGCGTTCTGCTCGATTTTCGGCATCGCTTCGGGCATCAACGTCGGCGTCACGGCCCTGGTCATGACCGAAATGCTGGGTACAGAGCGACTAATGTCCTCGTACGGGATCTCGTTGTTCATGAACGGGATCTTGCAGCTGATCGGGCCGCCGATCTGCGGCTTCTGGTTCGAATACGCGAAGTCATATAAGTCCTTGTTCCTGACCTTCGGGCTGATCCTGATCGGAGGAGCTGCCCTGTGGGGACTCGTGCCCATCATCAATCGAAGGAGACGGCTGGCCGAACAAAACAAGCAAACCGTCGGGAAAGCTTAA